The Deltaproteobacteria bacterium DNA window GGTGGTCCGAACCCTGGGGTCGGCCGGAGTGTCCAGGTCCGACATTCCGGTGCTGGCCTCCAAGGCCGTCAGGGACGCCTGCCTGCTGACCAATCCCCGTCCGGCCAATCAGCGGGACATTGAGACCGTCTATGAAGAGGCCCTCTGACGACCGGGAGACCCAGGTCTCCCGTCTGATAGGATTCGGAGAGTTTTCCTCCCGGAAAAGCTACTATCCGGAACTGACCAGAAAAATTGAGGAATTGGAGCGACAGCGGGAGGAGATCCGCCGGCTCAAGAATTATCTGGACAACGTGATCGACTCCATGCCTTCGGCCCTGGTCGGTATCGATATCGACGGCCGGGTGACCTTCCTGAACCGGCAGGCCCTGAACCGGTCCGGTCTGAACATTCAGACGGCCGTATCCCTGCCCTTGGACCAGGTCTTTCCCGACTTCGGTTCGATTCTGGAGCACATTCGACAGAGCCTGAGCCTGGGGCAGGCCTGGCGGGAACGGTTGGTCTCCAGATTCGAAGACGGAGAATCGCGGCATGAGGAGGTCATGGTCTATCCACTGATCGCCGAGGAGATCGAAGGGGCGGTCATTCGGGTAGACGATGTCACCGAGCGGATCCGGGTCGAGGAGATGGTCATCCAGGCTGAGAAGATGCTCTCTGTTGGAGGTCTGGCCGCAGGTATGGCCCATGAGATCAAGAATCCCCTGAGCATCATCCTTCAGAATGCCCAGGTCATGAGATCCAGGCTGGGCAGGGGACCGGCCAGGAACCAGATCGAGGCCGAGGCCTGCGGAACGACCCTGGAGGCCATCGAGACCTACATGGATCGGCGGGGAATCTTCAAGATGATCGAGGCCGTGGTCGATGCCGGACGAAGGGCTTCCCGGATCATCGAGAGTATGTTGTCCTTTAGCCGCAAATACGGATCAGGCCGGACGGAGTGCGACGTTCGGGATTTGCTTGACGAGAGCGTCGATCTGGCATCCAAGGATTACGATTTGAAGAAACATTACGATTTCAGGTATATCGAGATCGATCGGGATTACGATTCCGATCTACCGAAGGCCATGTGCGATCCGGGAAAACTCCAGCAGGTCTTCCTCAACATCCTCAAGAACGGGGCCGAGGCCATGGCTGAAAAGCATGGAGGAGGCCCCAAGGCCGGGTCGAAATTCCAGCTCAGGCTTCGTCGCGAGCGAGGACGGATTCGGGTTGAGATAGAGGATAATGGGCCGGGCATGGACGAAACGGTCCGCAAACGGATCTTTGAGCCCTTTTTCACGACCAAGGAGGTCGGACGGGGCACCGGGCTCGGCCTGTCGGTCTCCTATTTCATCGTCACCGAAGAC harbors:
- a CDS encoding PAS domain S-box protein, producing the protein MKRPSDDRETQVSRLIGFGEFSSRKSYYPELTRKIEELERQREEIRRLKNYLDNVIDSMPSALVGIDIDGRVTFLNRQALNRSGLNIQTAVSLPLDQVFPDFGSILEHIRQSLSLGQAWRERLVSRFEDGESRHEEVMVYPLIAEEIEGAVIRVDDVTERIRVEEMVIQAEKMLSVGGLAAGMAHEIKNPLSIILQNAQVMRSRLGRGPARNQIEAEACGTTLEAIETYMDRRGIFKMIEAVVDAGRRASRIIESMLSFSRKYGSGRTECDVRDLLDESVDLASKDYDLKKHYDFRYIEIDRDYDSDLPKAMCDPGKLQQVFLNILKNGAEAMAEKHGGGPKAGSKFQLRLRRERGRIRVEIEDNGPGMDETVRKRIFEPFFTTKEVGRGTGLGLSVSYFIVTEDHGGTLEVDSAPGMGTRFVIRLPLGRDRAESHGYHGGLSCT